A genomic region of Candidatus Poribacteria bacterium contains the following coding sequences:
- a CDS encoding Ldh family oxidoreductase, giving the protein MEKTHQLQAPHLHAIARNIFVAAGTARHIAEDVAEILVNAHLAGHDSHGLLRVPAYLRGIDAGHLNPTAEPEILAETPNTLRIDAQRGFGHYVSRWSIHRAIEKAKSAVSCSVSISNIGHIGRLGEYAEAAARAGCISLITVGNGGRRAGPTVPYGGAQGAFGTNPIAIGVPTGDDSPFIVDYATSMVAEGKIQVARSKGIDLPEGCILDKDGMPSTTPADFYDGGALLAFGRHKGYALAMFTCLLGGLAGTFDVESGRMNGTFMQVIDVNAFTPVEEYQKGVRAFLDGIKSTPPAQGFDEVLVPGDFEFRSREARLKEGIEIPDTIYDQLQECAEELEVSIGEDAVEDDDRAHYGPLS; this is encoded by the coding sequence ATGGAAAAGACGCATCAACTTCAGGCACCCCACCTCCACGCGATTGCACGAAACATATTTGTCGCCGCAGGCACGGCACGGCACATCGCGGAGGATGTTGCCGAAATCCTTGTCAATGCCCACCTTGCGGGGCATGATTCACACGGTCTCCTACGCGTCCCTGCCTATTTACGCGGTATTGATGCCGGACATCTAAACCCTACTGCAGAACCCGAAATCCTTGCAGAGACGCCGAATACCTTGCGCATTGATGCACAACGCGGCTTTGGACACTACGTCTCACGTTGGTCAATCCATAGAGCCATTGAGAAGGCAAAATCCGCTGTCTCCTGTAGCGTCAGCATCAGTAACATTGGACATATCGGTCGCTTAGGCGAATATGCGGAAGCAGCAGCGAGAGCTGGATGTATCTCACTGATCACCGTTGGAAATGGCGGTAGAAGGGCGGGACCGACAGTGCCTTACGGCGGTGCACAAGGTGCTTTCGGTACGAACCCTATCGCTATAGGCGTACCGACTGGCGACGACTCTCCTTTTATCGTTGACTACGCCACGAGTATGGTTGCGGAAGGAAAGATCCAAGTTGCCCGGAGTAAAGGGATAGATTTGCCGGAGGGTTGCATCCTTGACAAAGATGGAATGCCAAGCACCACACCTGCCGATTTCTATGATGGCGGCGCGCTTCTCGCATTCGGGAGGCATAAAGGTTATGCGCTTGCGATGTTCACATGCCTCCTCGGTGGGTTGGCAGGAACGTTTGATGTAGAGAGCGGCAGAATGAACGGCACCTTTATGCAGGTAATTGATGTTAACGCCTTCACACCGGTTGAAGAATACCAGAAAGGTGTGCGCGCCTTCTTAGATGGCATCAAATCGACACCACCGGCACAAGGTTTCGACGAAGTATTGGTCCCCGGTGATTTTGAATTCCGTTCCCGTGAAGCGCGATTAAAAGAAGGGATTGAGATACCCGATACGATCTACGATCAACTTCAAGAGTGTGCAGAAGAATTAGAAGTTTCCATCGGTGAAGATGCCGTTGAAGATGATGACAGAGCACACTACGGTCCGCTCTCGTAA
- a CDS encoding DUF4159 domain-containing protein, whose amino-acid sequence MPKKRTASALMISVVLHLAIAFVTGIYLITQTPRFRELINAEVLQPKAPPSPKVRKPIVKSVIKPTVPARNSVVVDQVQMQRRVTAVFAEKLVFQPRTVLEISKQTLKANPPIDPNVPRVVTPNEPVPTVLTQANLTVSDTLDALAFSAPVANVPSVRLANINRGVAGSPVQVKIAFQHPPGLSMVKNVGAAREALSDVVENIVLGNDEVLPLPKGEPGGRVIGKGKDIRGVLRFARVRHDLSDWWADASALNALTHWLNERTKIRTDMNVDGGAVKLNDANLFKTPLAFMTGHDPSLVRSRNLFGWRYGTGKMAGSLTESEAAGLRRYLVEKGGFLVFDDCGVNAPAQAMVRLFLAQMRYVMPEYQVERISNNHEIYNNFYRMGGPPIGFDIFWWGTRPPKRNYLEGVSVGNRLAVIVNRRDYMCAMETVSIPTRSVHYSPGVYRFMTNVAVYALTHGSISDYSDYIPEHRLAERELPTRPPQAARVSDFE is encoded by the coding sequence ATGCCTAAGAAAAGGACTGCAAGTGCTCTCATGATTTCCGTAGTACTCCACCTTGCCATAGCATTTGTTACAGGTATTTATCTAATCACGCAAACGCCACGATTCCGAGAACTCATAAATGCCGAAGTGCTCCAACCCAAAGCACCGCCGAGTCCGAAGGTGCGGAAGCCTATCGTCAAATCCGTTATTAAGCCGACTGTGCCAGCGAGAAACAGCGTTGTTGTTGATCAAGTTCAGATGCAACGGCGTGTAACGGCTGTGTTCGCCGAAAAACTCGTTTTCCAACCGCGAACGGTGCTTGAAATTTCAAAACAGACGCTCAAGGCCAATCCACCCATTGATCCGAATGTGCCGAGAGTCGTTACACCGAACGAACCCGTACCGACAGTCTTAACACAGGCAAATCTAACAGTATCGGATACCCTCGATGCTTTGGCGTTCTCCGCACCCGTGGCGAATGTACCTTCCGTTAGATTGGCGAACATCAATCGTGGTGTTGCAGGCAGCCCCGTACAAGTAAAAATCGCTTTCCAACACCCCCCTGGACTCTCAATGGTTAAAAACGTTGGTGCCGCACGTGAAGCACTCAGCGATGTCGTTGAGAACATTGTACTCGGTAATGACGAAGTGCTGCCATTACCAAAAGGGGAACCGGGTGGACGCGTCATCGGTAAAGGAAAGGATATTCGCGGTGTCCTCCGCTTTGCACGGGTACGGCACGATCTTTCCGACTGGTGGGCGGATGCTTCCGCGCTCAACGCATTGACACATTGGCTCAACGAACGCACCAAAATTAGAACTGATATGAACGTTGACGGGGGAGCGGTAAAACTCAACGATGCCAACCTCTTCAAAACGCCGCTCGCCTTTATGACAGGACATGATCCATCACTCGTCCGCTCTCGGAACCTCTTTGGATGGCGGTACGGTACTGGTAAAATGGCTGGCAGTCTTACTGAGTCTGAAGCCGCTGGTCTGCGTCGCTACCTTGTTGAGAAAGGTGGATTTCTCGTTTTTGACGACTGTGGTGTGAATGCACCCGCCCAAGCGATGGTGCGCCTCTTTCTCGCACAGATGCGCTACGTCATGCCTGAGTATCAAGTTGAACGGATCTCCAACAATCACGAAATCTATAATAACTTCTATCGAATGGGGGGGCCACCTATCGGTTTTGATATCTTTTGGTGGGGCACACGGCCACCGAAACGGAACTACCTTGAAGGTGTTTCCGTCGGTAATAGGTTGGCGGTGATTGTTAACCGCCGTGACTATATGTGCGCGATGGAGACAGTGAGTATCCCAACACGCAGTGTGCACTATTCACCGGGTGTCTACCGTTTCATGACGAACGTCGCGGTGTATGCATTGACACACGGTTCGATTTCCGATTACTCCGACTATATTCCTGAACACAGGTTAGCCGAGAGAGAACTTCCGACACGCCCACCCCAAGCCGCGCGGGTCAGTGATTTTGAGTAA
- a CDS encoding DUF4159 domain-containing protein: MRAKRTSSAFMTSLVLHAVAAFLVGVYLITQTPQFQEFIGVEILEPTKPKKPTVRDPIIKKNFKPIVPTQSTVVVEPVEVQPRVTTVFNDKLNFQPKTVLEFSNETVKVKAPINPNVPKVVTPNAPAPTAVTRTDIPVSDAPDALAFSAPVASAPSAGPANIGRGVAGSAVQVKVTFERSPGLAMVQHVGAVNSSIDHVNKRINLGSVEVPPAPRGEPHGHVIGKGKNIRGVFRFTRIRHSLSDWWADASALNALTHWLNERTKIKTDMNVEGGALKLTDANLLKSPLVFMTGHDPSLVRSRNLLGRQYGGGKLDGRLSEAEAAGLRRYLVEKGGFLVFDDCGVNAPAQAMIRLFLAQMRYVMPEYQVERIPNDHEVYSNFYEMGGPPVGFDIFWWGTRPPKRNYLEGISIGDKLSVIVVRRDYMCAMESVSLPTRNVHYSPGVYRFMTNVVVYALTHGQISDYSGYVPEDTLAKTELPTRPPQAARVSGFK, encoded by the coding sequence ATGCGTGCGAAAAGAACCTCAAGTGCCTTCATGACCTCCTTGGTACTCCACGCGGTCGCTGCGTTCCTGGTTGGCGTATACCTGATCACACAAACACCGCAGTTCCAAGAGTTCATAGGTGTGGAAATTCTCGAACCTACAAAACCAAAAAAGCCTACGGTTCGGGACCCTATTATCAAGAAGAATTTTAAACCGATTGTCCCGACACAAAGTACTGTCGTTGTTGAACCGGTGGAAGTGCAACCTCGTGTAACAACTGTGTTTAATGATAAGCTAAATTTCCAACCTAAAACAGTACTTGAATTTTCAAATGAGACTGTTAAAGTCAAGGCACCCATCAATCCAAATGTGCCGAAAGTCGTTACACCCAACGCCCCCGCGCCAACGGCTGTAACACGCACAGACATCCCCGTATCAGATGCGCCTGATGCTTTAGCGTTCTCTGCGCCTGTAGCAAGCGCACCTTCTGCTGGACCGGCTAACATCGGACGCGGTGTCGCGGGCAGCGCAGTCCAAGTGAAAGTTACTTTTGAACGTTCACCTGGACTCGCAATGGTTCAACATGTCGGTGCAGTCAACAGCAGCATTGACCATGTGAATAAAAGGATCAACCTCGGTTCTGTCGAAGTACCACCTGCCCCCAGAGGTGAACCGCACGGACATGTTATCGGTAAAGGGAAAAACATCCGGGGTGTCTTCCGTTTCACACGGATCCGGCACAGTCTCTCCGATTGGTGGGCGGACGCTTCTGCGCTCAACGCATTGACACATTGGCTCAACGAACGGACAAAAATCAAAACTGACATGAACGTTGAAGGCGGTGCATTGAAACTCACCGATGCCAATCTTCTCAAGTCACCACTCGTCTTCATGACAGGACACGATCCGTCACTCGTCCGTTCACGTAACCTTCTTGGACGGCAATATGGCGGTGGTAAGCTGGACGGTCGGCTCAGTGAAGCGGAAGCAGCAGGGCTGCGTCGCTACCTCGTCGAAAAAGGCGGATTTCTTGTCTTTGACGACTGCGGTGTAAACGCCCCCGCGCAGGCGATGATTCGTCTCTTCCTCGCACAGATGCGTTACGTCATGCCTGAGTATCAGGTTGAACGGATTCCCAACGATCACGAAGTTTATAGCAACTTCTATGAGATGGGCGGGCCGCCGGTCGGCTTCGATATCTTCTGGTGGGGGACACGACCACCGAAACGGAACTACCTTGAAGGTATCTCCATCGGTGACAAGTTGTCTGTTATCGTTGTCCGTCGGGACTATATGTGCGCGATGGAGTCGGTGAGTCTACCAACGCGTAATGTCCACTACTCACCGGGTGTCTACCGTTTCATGACGAACGTCGTGGTGTACGCTTTGACGCACGGTCAGATCTCTGACTACTCCGGTTATGTGCCTGAAGACACATTGGCTAAGACGGAACTCCCGACGCGTCCACCGCAAGCAGCGCGGGTTAGTGGCTTTAAATAG
- the nifS gene encoding cysteine desulfurase NifS, with product MRRIYLDYNATTPLRPEVRDAMMPYLTEAFGNGSSIHAYGREARTAIDTAREQVAELIGAKSPSEIVFTGSGTEADNHAIKGLTELQKSRGKGNHIITSSVEHHAVLHTCQYLEQRGFEITYLPVDRHGRISVEQLRNAVRDTTVLISIMHVNNENGTIQPLAEICEIAQEHDIPIHTDAVQSIGKLEMDVQAHGVNLLAFSGHKIYAPKGIGVLYIRRGTRLANLVHGGAHERNRRAGSENVPAIVGLGVASELAKQEQDTYAQHLAALTHRLREGLDTHIDRLHYNGHPDHCAPGTLNVSFENVEGESLILRLDMEGICVSTGSACTSGSMEPSHVLAALGLPPRLAQGTVRFSLGRNTTEAEIDTVIAKLPKVIQQMRTLYRG from the coding sequence ATGAGACGTATCTATTTAGACTACAACGCCACAACACCGCTCCGTCCCGAAGTCCGAGATGCGATGATGCCGTATCTCACCGAGGCATTCGGCAACGGTTCCAGCATTCACGCCTACGGACGCGAAGCGCGCACCGCCATTGACACCGCACGCGAACAAGTCGCCGAACTCATCGGTGCTAAAAGTCCGAGTGAAATCGTCTTTACAGGGAGCGGTACCGAAGCAGATAACCACGCCATCAAAGGACTCACTGAGCTGCAAAAGAGTCGTGGCAAAGGCAACCATATCATCACCTCCTCAGTAGAGCATCACGCCGTTTTGCATACCTGCCAGTATTTGGAGCAACGCGGTTTCGAGATAACCTATCTTCCCGTTGATAGACACGGACGGATTAGCGTTGAACAACTCCGTAATGCAGTCCGCGATACCACAGTGCTGATCTCCATTATGCACGTCAATAATGAGAACGGCACGATCCAACCGCTTGCGGAGATCTGTGAGATCGCACAAGAACACGATATTCCCATCCACACCGATGCAGTGCAATCGATCGGCAAATTGGAGATGGATGTTCAAGCACACGGTGTGAACCTTCTCGCATTTTCCGGACACAAGATTTACGCGCCCAAAGGGATTGGTGTCCTTTACATCCGCCGCGGTACTCGACTGGCGAACCTCGTCCACGGTGGTGCCCATGAACGCAACCGCCGCGCTGGATCCGAAAACGTCCCCGCAATTGTCGGACTCGGCGTTGCTTCTGAACTTGCGAAACAGGAGCAGGACACCTATGCGCAACATCTCGCCGCCTTAACCCATCGGTTGCGCGAAGGTTTAGATACACACATTGATCGGCTGCACTACAATGGACATCCCGATCACTGCGCGCCCGGCACCCTTAACGTCTCCTTTGAAAATGTGGAGGGCGAAAGCCTCATCTTACGGTTAGATATGGAGGGTATATGTGTCTCGACGGGTTCCGCGTGTACCTCTGGCTCCATGGAGCCGTCACATGTCCTTGCCGCGCTCGGTTTACCGCCACGTTTAGCGCAAGGCACTGTCCGCTTCTCCCTCGGTAGAAATACAACCGAAGCGGAAATTGATACAGTCATTGCCAAATTACCCAAAGTCATCCAACAGATGCGGACCCTATATAGAGGATAG
- a CDS encoding penicillin-binding protein activator LpoB, with translation MDKILTVKSIVYRLTICAFLIGIIVFSGCSSSKQVTRVAADTTIDLSGRWNDTDSRMVANKIIGDCLNHPWINDHGINTGGKPVVIVGGIRNKSMEHIPVATFITDIERAFINSGKVRTVSSSSERSEIREERADQGEFAALETVKRMGRELGADYMMTGEINTIEDREGGDQVVFYQTDLTLTNIETNEKIWIGQEKIKKFIGRSKFKM, from the coding sequence ATGGATAAAATTTTGACAGTCAAGTCTATCGTTTATAGGCTTACAATTTGTGCCTTCCTCATCGGAATAATAGTTTTTAGCGGTTGTAGTTCCTCTAAACAAGTTACCCGTGTTGCTGCCGACACCACAATAGACTTGTCCGGACGTTGGAATGACACAGATTCTCGCATGGTTGCTAATAAAATTATTGGCGATTGCTTGAATCATCCATGGATAAACGATCACGGTATAAATACCGGTGGGAAACCGGTTGTGATTGTGGGCGGCATTCGCAATAAAAGCATGGAACATATCCCTGTCGCTACATTTATAACCGATATTGAGCGTGCCTTCATTAATTCGGGGAAGGTCCGCACTGTATCAAGTTCGAGTGAACGTAGCGAGATTCGCGAAGAACGCGCCGACCAAGGAGAATTCGCTGCACTCGAAACCGTTAAACGGATGGGGCGCGAACTCGGTGCCGATTACATGATGACAGGTGAAATTAACACCATTGAGGACCGCGAGGGCGGCGATCAGGTCGTCTTCTATCAGACAGATCTCACCTTGACAAATATTGAGACCAACGAGAAGATCTGGATCGGTCAGGAAAAGATTAAAAAGTTTATTGGACGAAGCAAGTTTAAAATGTAG
- the thrS gene encoding threonine--tRNA ligase — MREPNQPEDYLQRLRHSTAHIMAYAVQQLFPDGEQTVKLAIGPPIENEFYYDMEVPRPITPEDFPEIEKHMKAMIKANVPFEQETWTYDTARTWFGERDQKFKLELIDGISDREVSASDEGVADEGVSIYHNGDFTDLCKGPHVEKTSECRYFKLLRVSGAYWRGDSNREQLQRIYGTAWETKADLQAYLTQREEAAKRDHRKLGRELEIFQMHPESPGSAFWLPKGALIYNLLSEKVRKLYLSEGYQEVRTPLIYDSSLWETSGHWEHYKDDMFVVESEDGDSVSALKPMNCPAHMLIYKSARHSYRDLPYRLHDQGVLHRNEATGTLTGLSRVRQMCQDDAHNFVTEDQIADEYERILGLFQRIYGTFDLPFRCDLSTRNPEKFMGDVDVWNRAEVILEDVLKNNQVEYTVDPGEAAFYGPKLDFQVRDSLNRDVQCATVQLDFQLPERFDLIYVASDGSEKRPVVIHRAICGSFERFIAMLIEHYAGAFPTWLSPVQCVVMTISQRFVDYGREVEQLLLQKGCRVTLDNSDDKIGAKIRQARLQRVPYMLIIGGREEESRTVSVRSRDEGDIGAMALDTFVDKIVQEADLDF; from the coding sequence ATGCGTGAACCCAATCAACCTGAAGATTACTTACAACGCTTACGTCATTCGACCGCGCACATTATGGCGTATGCCGTACAACAACTATTTCCAGATGGCGAACAGACTGTAAAACTCGCAATCGGACCGCCGATTGAAAACGAGTTCTATTACGATATGGAGGTGCCGCGTCCGATTACACCCGAAGATTTCCCAGAAATCGAAAAGCACATGAAGGCGATGATTAAAGCCAATGTGCCTTTTGAACAGGAGACCTGGACCTATGATACTGCCCGTACATGGTTCGGTGAACGAGACCAGAAATTCAAACTCGAATTAATCGATGGCATCTCTGATCGGGAAGTTAGCGCGAGCGATGAGGGTGTCGCTGACGAAGGTGTCTCTATCTATCACAACGGTGATTTCACAGATTTATGCAAAGGACCGCACGTTGAAAAAACGAGCGAATGCCGATATTTCAAACTGCTCCGCGTTTCTGGAGCCTATTGGCGCGGTGATAGCAATCGCGAGCAGTTGCAACGCATTTACGGCACCGCATGGGAGACCAAAGCCGACCTTCAGGCATATTTGACACAACGCGAGGAAGCCGCCAAACGCGACCACCGTAAACTCGGACGCGAGCTTGAAATATTTCAGATGCACCCAGAGTCGCCGGGGAGTGCATTTTGGCTTCCGAAAGGCGCACTTATCTATAATCTCTTGTCTGAAAAGGTGCGAAAACTCTATCTCAGCGAAGGGTATCAGGAGGTCCGGACACCGCTCATCTATGACAGCAGCCTCTGGGAAACCTCTGGACATTGGGAACACTATAAAGACGATATGTTTGTCGTTGAAAGCGAAGATGGCGATTCGGTCAGTGCACTCAAACCGATGAACTGTCCGGCGCACATGCTCATTTATAAAAGTGCGCGCCATAGCTACCGTGATCTGCCCTATCGCCTGCACGACCAAGGTGTGCTGCATCGCAACGAAGCCACAGGCACGCTGACTGGCTTATCGCGCGTCCGCCAAATGTGTCAGGATGACGCTCACAACTTCGTCACCGAAGACCAGATCGCCGATGAATATGAACGTATCCTTGGGCTTTTCCAAAGGATTTATGGTACTTTCGATTTGCCCTTCCGATGCGATTTGAGTACACGTAATCCGGAGAAGTTTATGGGGGACGTGGACGTTTGGAATCGCGCGGAGGTGATACTTGAAGATGTGTTGAAGAACAATCAGGTTGAGTATACCGTCGATCCCGGTGAAGCGGCGTTCTACGGTCCGAAACTCGATTTTCAAGTTCGGGATTCACTGAACAGAGATGTGCAGTGTGCCACCGTGCAACTCGATTTCCAACTCCCTGAACGGTTTGATCTGATCTATGTCGCATCCGACGGGTCTGAAAAGCGTCCTGTGGTTATCCACCGTGCGATTTGTGGGAGTTTTGAACGGTTCATTGCGATGCTCATTGAGCATTATGCGGGTGCCTTCCCGACATGGCTCTCTCCGGTGCAATGCGTTGTGATGACGATTAGCCAACGTTTCGTTGACTACGGTAGAGAGGTCGAGCAACTCCTGCTGCAAAAGGGGTGTCGCGTTACGTTGGATAACAGCGATGATAAGATCGGCGCGAAGATCCGTCAAGCCCGTTTGCAACGTGTGCCGTATATGTTAATTATCGGTGGACGTGAGGAGGAGAGTCGCACGGTTAGCGTCCGAAGCCGAGATGAAGGCGACATCGGCGCGATGGCACTTGATACCTTCGTCGACAAAATCGTTCAGGAAGCCGACTTGGATTTCTAA
- the argJ gene encoding bifunctional glutamate N-acetyltransferase/amino-acid acetyltransferase ArgJ: MKQIEDGITAVSGVRAAGVHAGIKAAEAKDVALIVTDTPATAAGVFTKNSVTAAPVIVCREHLKAGQAQAVIVNSGNANACTGEVGMANARRMASTAAEQLGIDAELVLVSSTGVIGQQLPMDKIENGIRVAASALSPEGGSDAAEAIMTTDTHPKSVAIEVEIEGAPVRIGGIAKGSGMIAPNMATMLSYLTTDAKINAETLQTALNRVVDDTYNLLTVDTDRSTNDTVLILATGHADHTEIVAVDGEDYEAFCDGLLFVCTELVKMLARDGEGATKLVEVVVKRAKNRDDAEKAARAVAESPLVKTAVFANDANWGRIMMAIGKSGAEFDPYQVDVYLADYQLVKNGMDASYDEDKATALFAKDPVRITIDLRAGDATVTMWTCDYSYDYIRINADYRT; this comes from the coding sequence ATGAAACAGATAGAAGACGGGATTACCGCTGTTTCGGGTGTCCGAGCAGCGGGTGTTCATGCCGGTATAAAAGCCGCGGAAGCGAAAGACGTGGCACTCATCGTCACCGATACGCCAGCGACAGCTGCCGGAGTTTTCACAAAGAACAGCGTTACCGCCGCGCCTGTCATCGTCTGCCGCGAGCATCTCAAGGCTGGTCAAGCGCAAGCCGTTATTGTCAATAGCGGAAACGCCAACGCTTGTACGGGTGAGGTTGGCATGGCGAACGCACGACGGATGGCATCTACAGCCGCTGAACAACTCGGTATAGACGCTGAACTCGTGCTGGTATCCTCTACGGGTGTTATCGGACAGCAGTTGCCGATGGATAAGATTGAAAACGGGATTCGAGTCGCTGCAAGCGCGCTTAGTCCCGAAGGTGGAAGTGATGCTGCAGAAGCGATTATGACGACGGATACACATCCGAAATCTGTCGCTATAGAAGTGGAAATTGAGGGTGCTCCTGTGAGGATTGGTGGCATTGCGAAAGGTTCCGGTATGATCGCACCAAATATGGCGACAATGCTTTCTTATCTGACAACGGATGCGAAAATCAATGCTGAGACACTCCAAACTGCCCTGAACCGCGTTGTAGATGATACCTATAACCTTTTGACCGTTGACACCGACCGCAGCACCAATGACACAGTGCTGATTCTGGCGACTGGACACGCGGACCATACCGAAATTGTTGCAGTAGACGGAGAAGATTACGAGGCTTTTTGTGACGGACTTCTGTTCGTCTGCACGGAGCTGGTCAAGATGCTCGCCCGCGACGGCGAAGGTGCGACAAAACTCGTCGAGGTGGTCGTTAAGCGCGCAAAAAACCGCGATGACGCTGAGAAAGCGGCACGTGCTGTCGCAGAGTCGCCGCTCGTTAAAACCGCTGTCTTCGCCAACGATGCGAATTGGGGACGTATCATGATGGCGATCGGAAAATCAGGGGCGGAATTTGATCCATATCAGGTGGATGTCTATCTCGCCGATTATCAACTCGTCAAAAACGGAATGGACGCTAGCTACGATGAGGACAAAGCCACTGCCTTGTTCGCCAAGGATCCGGTGCGGATTACGATTGATCTACGTGCCGGTGACGCAACGGTTACAATGTGGACATGTGATTATTCCTACGATTACATCCGAATCAACGCCGATTATCGTACATAG
- a CDS encoding aspartate aminotransferase family protein translates to MHTILERYQKTFAKDREMSQAANHLFPDGVTHDGRYMTPFPIYVTRAGGSKKSGLDDKEFIDYWAGHGALLLGHNPPEVVEAVTTQMHRGTHYGACHPLELEWGSLVTQLVPSAERVRFVSSGTEATLMAIRLARTYTGKNKVLKFTGHFHGWHDSLILGAYPPFDMSVPGIPQDVKGTTLLSPPNDIDAVETLLKTDKDIACVILEPTGASFGIVPTNGTFLKQLRELTEAYGVLLIFDEVITGFRVAPGGAQAHYNVTPDMTTLAKILAGGLPGGALVGKTEILELISMKSESDGLKMPHPGTFNANPLSAAAGIAMLNIVKTGEPHKQAHRTADRLRTELNSIIDDYKLDWVVYGEFSGIRLLIGHGEKDVRASDFDPYTWDYRKLKGNSDPDMQERLRCGLLLNGIDLASNGGMTTAAHTEEDITKTVAAFAQTLEWLKAENAL, encoded by the coding sequence ATGCACACCATTTTAGAACGTTATCAAAAAACTTTTGCGAAAGATAGAGAAATGTCGCAGGCTGCAAACCACCTGTTTCCAGATGGTGTGACGCACGACGGACGCTATATGACCCCTTTTCCGATTTACGTTACCCGTGCCGGTGGATCGAAAAAATCGGGACTTGATGATAAGGAATTCATTGACTACTGGGCAGGACACGGGGCGTTGCTCCTCGGACATAATCCGCCAGAAGTTGTGGAAGCGGTAACGACGCAGATGCACCGAGGTACACATTACGGTGCCTGTCATCCGTTGGAACTGGAATGGGGTTCGCTCGTAACGCAGCTGGTCCCGTCAGCGGAGCGCGTCCGGTTTGTCAGTTCCGGTACGGAGGCGACACTGATGGCGATCCGCCTCGCTCGCACTTATACAGGGAAAAATAAAGTGCTGAAATTCACCGGACATTTTCACGGTTGGCATGACAGTCTCATCTTAGGCGCGTATCCGCCTTTCGATATGAGCGTTCCAGGCATTCCACAAGACGTGAAAGGGACAACGCTATTATCTCCACCGAACGATATTGATGCTGTCGAAACCTTATTGAAAACAGACAAAGACATCGCCTGTGTGATCCTTGAACCGACGGGTGCCTCTTTCGGCATTGTCCCGACGAATGGGACGTTTTTGAAGCAGCTACGTGAGTTGACAGAAGCGTACGGTGTTTTATTGATTTTCGACGAGGTTATCACAGGGTTCCGGGTCGCACCCGGCGGTGCGCAAGCGCATTACAACGTTACACCGGATATGACAACCCTCGCAAAAATTTTGGCAGGTGGACTCCCTGGCGGCGCGCTCGTCGGCAAAACCGAGATTCTCGAACTCATTTCAATGAAATCGGAAAGCGACGGCTTGAAGATGCCGCACCCTGGCACTTTTAACGCGAATCCGCTCTCTGCTGCCGCGGGGATCGCTATGCTCAATATCGTCAAGACAGGTGAACCGCATAAGCAGGCACATCGGACGGCAGACCGACTTCGCACGGAATTGAACAGCATTATTGACGATTACAAACTCGACTGGGTGGTTTACGGCGAATTTTCGGGGATTAGACTGCTCATCGGGCACGGTGAAAAAGATGTCCGTGCCTCCGATTTCGATCCATACACATGGGATTATCGGAAACTAAAAGGCAATAGCGATCCGGATATGCAGGAGCGTCTCCGGTGCGGTCTGTTGCTGAACGGTATTGATCTTGCCAGCAACGGTGGGATGACAACAGCAGCGCACACGGAAGAAGATATTACGAAAACGGTCGCAGCATTTGCGCAGACGCTTGAATGGCTGAAGGCAGAGAACGCGCTTTAA